The Penicillium oxalicum strain HP7-1 chromosome IV, whole genome shotgun sequence genome contains a region encoding:
- a CDS encoding Serine/threonine-protein phosphatase PP2A catalytic subunit yields the protein MDNNMEIDTARSPEPHRLSPTSDPGSIPTLDGWIESLMTCKQLAEEDVRRLCDRAREVLQEESNVQPVKCPVTVCGDIHGQFHDLMELFRIGGPNPDTNYLFMGDYVDRGYYSVETVTLLVCLKIRYPQRITILRGNHESRQITQVYGFYDECLRKYGNANVWKYFTDLFDYLPLTALIENQIFCLHGGLSPSIDTLDNIRSLDRIQEVPHEGPMCDLLWSDPDDRCGWGISPRGAGYTFGQDISEAFNHNNGLTLVARAHQLVMEGYNWSQDRNVVTIFSAPNYCYRCGNQAAIMEIDEHLKYTFLQFDPCPRAGEPMVSRRTPDYFL from the exons ATGGATAACAACATGGAAATCGATACCGCCCGCTCACCTGAGCCTCACCGTCTTTCCCCTACCAGTGATCCTGGCTCCATACCCACCCTGGATGGCTGGATTGAAAGCCTGATGACGTGCAAGCAActggcggaggaagatgtGCGACGGCTGTGCGATCGG GCCAGAGAAGTACTGCAAGAGGAATCAAATGTGCAGCCAGTG AAATGCCCCGTCACGGTCTGCGGTGACATACATGGCCAGTTCCACGACCTCATGGAACTATTCCGTATCGGTGGTCCTAATCCAGACACAAACTACCTCTTCATGG GTGACTACGTTGATCGTGGATACTACTCCGTGGAGACTGTGACTCTCCTGGTCTGCCTCAAGATTCGCTACCCCCAACGCATTACGATCCTGCGTGGCAATCACGAGTCTCGTCAGATCACTCAAGTTTATGGATTTTACGACGAGTGTCTGCGCAAATACGGCAACGCCAACGTGTGGAAATACTTCACCGATCTCTTCGACTACCTCCCCCTTACCGCTCTCATCGAAAACCAGATCTTCTGTCTCCACGGTGGTTTGAGTCCCTCCATTGACACCCTGGATAATATTCGATCCCTGGACCGCATCCAAGAAGTTCCCCACGAGGGTCCCATGTGTGATCTGCTGTGGAGTGATCCCGATGATCGATGTGGTTGGGGAATCTCCCCCCGTGGTGCCGGATACACCTTCGGGCAGGATATCTCCGAAGCATTCAACCACAACAACGGCTTGACTCTGGTTGCGCGTGCACACCAACTGGTGATGGAGGGATACAATTGGTCGCAGGACCGCAATGTGGTGACAATCTTCTCAG CGCCCAATTACTGCTACCGCTGTGGCAATCAAGCGGCCATCATGGAGATCGACGAGCATCTGAAGTACACATT TCTACAGTTTGACCCCTGCCCCCGAGCGGGAGAACCCATGGTATCGAGACGCACGCCAGACTACTTCCTGTGA